The Aerosakkonema funiforme FACHB-1375 genome includes the window TATCACGCTTTCAAGTATCTCTAGTTAACAAGCGTCCTGTAACTCCTGTGCGTCATGGTTTTACTGTAACCGCACCATTAGGTATGCAGATGATCGCAAATCCTTTGAAATAGTATGTAACTTCTTTGGCGTTGCATAATTAACGGATCAACTGTCCAGATTGCGATCGCAAACTTCCAGTTTCTATTTCCGAAATTATTTCCATTAACCTAGTAGCAAAATATTCACTTGGATCGGATTTGATTATACTTCGGATAGACCGTGCTGCTTTTTGTCCTATTTTTTCCCATTCATAGCGTTGACTCCAAGCTCTTTCCATAGCTTCATCTAAGGCATGAAAATTAGCTCCAGCAGCTAAAAATCCAGTTACATTATCTTCAATTATTTCTGGTATCCCACCTACATCTGTAACAATTCCCAACCTGCCACACATCATTGCTTCTACTAAAGCTAATGGTAAACCCTCACATCTTGAGGGTAATATTAAAGCGTGATGATGATGCCAAACTTCAGTAATGTCTTCAATAAAGCCAGGGAAACTAACATTAGTAATATTCAAGTATTTAGCCATACCAATTAACGCTTCCCGATGAATTCCTTGTCCGAAAAAATTGACATAAAGCTTTCTTTGTTTCCATTTTTCTTGAGCTAATACTTTTAACAGAATGTCTTGTCCTTTATCATAGATAAACAGCCGACCCACACAAGCTAGGTAGAAACCATCATTAATATCACACCAAGGTAGCAAGTTGGAGCGACTAACGCAAAAAGGATTTCTCACAATTTCCGCATTGTTCAGTTTTTCTCCTATCTGAGCTTCCGTCAGAGATAAATTGTGTCCTGCCACAAAGAAACAGCGTTTAGCACTGCGAAATACTTCCTGCATTACTGGACGTATTTCATCGTGTGGCCAGTAGTAATCAACTGCTTTTTGGCAAACAATTATATATGGTAATTTCTGGCGAAAACAAATATTAGCAAATCTCAAACCGTCAAAATTTTCACCTTGAGAAATTACTACTAGATCGGGCTGCAACTGTTTCAATTGATGAGCTAGGATAATATCGATCGGATCTAACGGTAAAAATTGCCATCTGCCAGGTATGATCCTGTTCAAGTATCGAAGTTGCCTGGAAAAGTTCAGACGATAGATGTCTACTACAGGTATTCCAGAAGATTGTAGCTTTAGGATACGGGAGTGTCGATCGACTACAAGTGTTTTGTACGCCTTTACTTTTTGACCTTTTTCTGCTAAAATTTGCGCCGCAGATGCCCAAAGTTCTTCACTACCGCCCCAAGGTTCGGGACAAGAACTGATAAAGACAACCTGCTTACCACGATCGAATAACATTTAATTAAAGCAAATGTGGGAATTTTTTGATTTTTTTGATGGCAGTCTGAGTGCAAATTTGATATTTTGCACAATCTTGACTATAGCTGTAAAAAAAATCAAAGTCAATACTTAGGGATAGTTGGGATTTGTGGCAACTTAAGCTAAAGTATAGAAGCATTTATGTCAAGTCGATCTCCTACTGAATTTAAAATTTTTGTTTCTACCTACGGAATAACTTGCGAATAAGGCGCTGCAAAAAGTTTGCAGTATCAACAGGTGGGATGTCAGTAGGTATTCGATCGCTTCCATCGGCAATAGATTGGGATTCCTTCATTAACTGAGTTCGGATACTCTCAAACTGCCTTGCATTTTTAGCTGCCAGAATCCCCCAGTAAAAACCTTTGGCATATTCAATACTCTCCACAGTCTGAAAATGCTTCTTAAATAGTTCAATCATGTATTCTATTTGAGGAACCAGCATATTGTCATGGCGTTTACCATTCGGCTGAATCCAAGACCACATCACGCCAGTGACTAAAATTTTTCCCCCATAAGCTGGCGCATCTTCAAATGCTACATAAGGAACTTTTGTTGGATCGCTGTAAAGATTTTTAGAAGGTTCGCAGATGGGCATAAAGCAAACACCATCATCAGTCAACCAATCAGAGATATTTTCGATCAATAGCTCAATTTCTGATATAGATTCTGCAAAGCTGTAAGCCCACCACATTGAGGAAATGACATCCCATTCTCCTTTATTAATCAGCGATTTATCTCTAAAATTTCCCTGAATTAATGGAATATTAGGGTTTTTTATTTTGGCAATATTAAGCATTGCTTGTGAAATGTCCAAACCTGCTCTCTGTACTTCTGGAAAACAA containing:
- a CDS encoding glycosyltransferase family 4 protein, with translation MLFDRGKQVVFISSCPEPWGGSEELWASAAQILAEKGQKVKAYKTLVVDRHSRILKLQSSGIPVVDIYRLNFSRQLRYLNRIIPGRWQFLPLDPIDIILAHQLKQLQPDLVVISQGENFDGLRFANICFRQKLPYIIVCQKAVDYYWPHDEIRPVMQEVFRSAKRCFFVAGHNLSLTEAQIGEKLNNAEIVRNPFCVSRSNLLPWCDINDGFYLACVGRLFIYDKGQDILLKVLAQEKWKQRKLYVNFFGQGIHREALIGMAKYLNITNVSFPGFIEDITEVWHHHHALILPSRCEGLPLALVEAMMCGRLGIVTDVGGIPEIIEDNVTGFLAAGANFHALDEAMERAWSQRYEWEKIGQKAARSIRSIIKSDPSEYFATRLMEIISEIETGSLRSQSGQLIR
- a CDS encoding class I SAM-dependent DNA methyltransferase — its product is MKIEQVLETYDEAYAEAYNQKFLTDIHSQTKTASELQILTELLREKGSTVRWLDVACGTGYYLSCFPEVQRAGLDISQAMLNIAKIKNPNIPLIQGNFRDKSLINKGEWDVISSMWWAYSFAESISEIELLIENISDWLTDDGVCFMPICEPSKNLYSDPTKVPYVAFEDAPAYGGKILVTGVMWSWIQPNGKRHDNMLVPQIEYMIELFKKHFQTVESIEYAKGFYWGILAAKNARQFESIRTQLMKESQSIADGSDRIPTDIPPVDTANFLQRLIRKLFRR